One Saimiri boliviensis isolate mSaiBol1 chromosome 7, mSaiBol1.pri, whole genome shotgun sequence genomic window, AACATTCAGTTCAGTATACATTGCAGATTATTTTAAACTGTAAGACTATGAAGTTATTTTATTGCTCTTGGTCTAATGTTCTAATTCCTACACTTGGTTCCAACACTAATTTTTGCTGTAATTTTAGGTAAATCGTTCATTTTTAAACTTCAGCTTCTATAAAATGAAGTCAAGTAGATTATTAATAAAGATGCCTAGCAATTCTAAAACCCCCTATTTCCTTGAAACTTTCCATTTCATGCAACGGGATGTGTGCAGCATTTATAGGAGTCAAATGTTTAACGTAAACTCTTGGTGgcaattattataaagaaaaatggataGCAAAAATGTCTAGTCCTGTTCTACACCCTTTAGAAACTACCCACTATTTCTAGGGTGTGTCAGTAAGCTGCAGAGTATATACATCACCATTTAGCAAGCCAACCGGTCAGTGGCTAATTACTTGTAGATATCAACCTCCTGAAGACTGAATCATCTGGAGATGTGTTACAAGTAACTTAAACAGGTAAGTTCAGCATGGACTCAATAATAAAATGCGAGATCATGGTTAAAACAAAACTAAGCATCACATCAGAGTAAGATCCTCACATGATTTTATTCCAGAAATGTAAATGTTCCCATTCCAGCCCTCATTCACCACTACCTCCTCTTATAATTGAGGATATGGCAAAGACAGAATAGAAAGGCATTCAGCTTAATTTAAGAAATGTTCTTAAGTTCAGAAAGACTGAATTAGTTTTGACCCAAAAAAAGAGCTCAATTGAGAACTTTGTGATTTGCGACCTTAAATCCTCTCTCCTTTCTGATATATTATTGCCAAAGGCAACCTGACTGAGGTTACCTGAGAGATCATTCTTCCACAAAATATGGCCAACCATGCTCAAGACAAAATCATAACACATAATTTATCGCCAGCATTCTTCAAATAATTGACCTCATCTCCTGCCCCCAAACCCTAATCCCAGAATACAGGAATTTTATGTCTACACAGCCTATAAAAGTCTACAAATTTAAGTCCCTGTGTGAGAGCTATTTGGGGGACTACAAACATAAAGGATGTATAGTGCCACCCATTAAGATGTTCACGCCTATGATTTAGTAGAAAAAATAGAACGCTGCCATACAAACATTAACAACCAAATTTACAGGCACAGAGAATTCTTCCTTACCTAAAACATCCCCAAAttctaaagtattttcttttttccaaatccTACAGGTACTGAGATATGGCTATCAGAGTGCGCTAGGAAGAGTTCTCTATttacctcaaaacaaacaaataaacaaaaacctcctCTCACCTCTCACTGAACTTCCTTTGGTACTGAAGGGTCTCTGCttcttcaggttttctttttctttttttttctgagacggagtttcgctcttgttacccaggctggagtgcaatggcgcgatctcggctcaccgcaacctccgcctccgaggttcaggcaattctcctgcctcagcctcctgagtagctgggattacaggcacgcaccaccatgcccagctaattttttgtattttttttttttttttttagtagagacggggtttcaccatgttgaccaggatggtctcgatctcttgaccttgtgatccacccgcctcggcctcccaaagtgctgggattacaggcttgagccaccgcgcccggcctgcttcttCAGGTTTTCATCTGAAAGTCTCAATCTTTGCTATCACAACCAAcgcccccttcccaccctccaaAGTTGAGGGAATAAAATGTCTTGAAATTGAGGATTTAATTGGATCACtggagaaaaataacagaaataactaGGGGGAAAAGTGTAAACTTTAGGGTTTGGAATTGGAAACATGGGGTTACCTCGCCATCTTCTGGTAAAAAATAGATATgagcaggaaaaaaacaaatccaaccTAACAAGCCGcttcttttttaaagcagcaagCCGCGTACTTCCCGTGCGGCGAATTCCGAGACCCGCCCTTTCCGGAAGTTCTGACGCTCAGTGAGCGCCGGGCAATGTGATTGACAGGGTAATCATCCGGTCCGTTATCAAACCCGTCCCCCAGGAAACAGAGACCCGATCCTTCCGGATCCGCGCTCTCCCAGCATCCTTTGCCTTCCGGTATGTGGCCCCGTCCGGCTAGTCCCGCCTAGCGCGCCCATTTCGAGCCAAAGTTTCCAGCTCGGGTTTCCTTGCTCAGAATTTTCCAGGAGTGGGTCTTTGGCCAGTGGCTCTGGGAGCAGTAATGGCGCAGCTAGAGGGTTACTATTTCTCGGCTGCGTTAAGCTGTACCTTTCTGGTGTCTTGCCTCCTTTTCTCCGCCTTCAGCCGGGCGCTGCGAGAGCCCTACATGGACGAGAtcttccacctgcctcaggcacAGCGCTACTGTGAGGGCCATTTCTCCCTTTCCCAGGTGGGGTTCCCAACCTGTCCCCACCCAGGGACCGGCCTGAGAGGGCCCAGCGTCCCCAGGTCCTTCTCCCATTGTTAGACTTAGCTCGCCCCGTTCCACCCTTCCAGCCTCAAAACAGGAAAGAAACTGTTGTTCCTGTTTCTGAGATTcgtgaaatatttgttaaattaatgaataaacagCAGATCTGTCTCCCAGGAAGGAATGATCTGGTGGAATACTTAATGGAGAACTGAGCGCCCCTGTTGGCAGCTGACGTTATCTATCTCACTTTGTCTTTCCTTCTCTGGGGATTAAAGGCATTAGGGTGCTCCTTGGAAATATCAGAAAACTTCCCTTTAACTCGCCTGTCAAGCACCTCACAATGCATTTTAGGGATGGGATAAGGTGGACTGGAGGGATCTTCAGCTACCAAAAAGTAACAATTTACAATCACAAATTCCTTCCCTGGGTGTTTTTAGTGAACTGTTACCTGGATAAACTGGCAACCAGTCAAGTcatatcattttttaatatatatttgactGTGCAAGTATATACAtaataaacatcaaaataaacaTCCTCTGCTTTTCTGGTGACACAATATAGGGTACTGGCTGGAAATAGGAAGCCTATTTTAGAGAAAGACCTGATCATAAATCACAGTGCTGTGATTTACTAGTTCTGTGATGTTGGAAGTGTTCTGAGTTTCAGAAATTCGGGttactcatctgcaaaatgacaataataatctCTACTACAGAGCATGCTGTAAGGTTAATACAGAGGGTTTGGCACAATTTCTGGCTCAGTTCCTATTAGCTGTCATTATGGAGCCTGTAGCCCAAATGTTTTCCTAAACTTAAAAGTCCCAACCAATGTTTCCATGCTTTTTAAAACTGGAGCGTTTGCAGTTTAGTTACtgaaataaagtctttctcaAGAAAATTTCTTGGAAAATAGAAATCGATTTTAAGTTGTTATTTATTGGTTGCTGCCACCTCAACAATCACTAAGCAGGTCCAGgggtaaaaaataagaaaaactaggCCTGTTCTGCTAAGGACTGACTGAATCTCGTCATAGAATAACTTCTCAAAATTTCTGATTGTGGCTGGAGATGAGACTTGGGCTTGACATGTTTGTATCTGCCTTGTTTGTATTACCTCTTgctttgactttattttctttcattttaaagtgGGATCCCATGATTACTACATTACCTGGCTTATACCTGGTGTCAGTTGGAGTGGTCAAACCTGCCAGTTGGATCTTTGGATGGTCTGAACATGTTGTCTGCTCCATTGGTATGCTCAGATTTGTTAATCTTCTCTTCAGTGTTGGCAACTTCTATTTACTGTATTTGCTTTTCCGCAAGGTACAACCCAGAAACAAGGTATGTTTCAAAATACTTAAGTACAAGTTTATGCATAGTCAGGTCCACAATTACGATGAATTTGTTTGAGGAGATTTGGTGTAacactttgtatttttgtatattttgtaaagGTAAATTTAAATCCTCCATctccattttagaaaaaatttgtatttaaatacttgaataacttatttgtaaaatctaaagtaaatatttgttaagtgaatcaAGCCAGTTCAATAAATACCCGCTGAGTTTATTACATGTACTAGGCACTGGGGCTACAGAGATAAATGAGACAGCTTTTTACTTCTAAAACTTAGGGAAAACAGACTTTACCTGAGGAATTTTGATGTGGTAACAGTGCAGGCCTTGGAGGTAGATTGCCTGGGTTAGAATTCTCTCCCTGCCACTTACCAGTTTTGTTACCTTGGGCAGGTTACCCCTTAGTGGTTCCATATCTTCATctattaaataagaataataataggaTCTGCCATATAGAACTGTTACAGAAGAATAAAGAAGCTTAATAAATGAAAGATGCTTAGAAGAGTGCTGGATATATAGTAaggactcagtaaatattaactctaataattatttttatccttaAGAGATAATTTCAGTAGTATCAATTATGATAGAGTGATAGATACAAGATGCTATGAGGATACAGAAAAGGAGCAGGGAAACACTTACTGCTTTTCTTGGGGAGAGGGGAGTAGGTGGAATTGTAAGTCTTCACAGAGAAGTTGGTACCAGAGTGGAGTCTTTATGAATAGATAGGGCTGTAGGGTGGGGAATTAATCTTGGTGAGACAAACAGCACAAGCAAAGGAAGAAAGGCATTGGACAACAAAGTGCAGGGAATTGGTCTTTGGAATTGCAAGATTAGAAATTAGAGGGATGTAAGGCTAGAGGAGTAGGTCATGAATGCTCTTACATGTCACAGAGAGGACTTTGAACTTCAGTATGTAATGGACAGACCTTAATTTTAATCAAGGAAATGGCATGGTCTGATTTGGTGATTTAGATTAGGTGGAGGATACAATGCAAGATAAGAAcactttaaaattctgaaataatagcacagctagtgctcgacttacgaccacaatGGGTTCTGACAGACCGGTCATGAcacaatttggtcgtaagttgagtaggctatatgtacagtactgtgaaatgatgttataaaaatttttaagtcagATATTTaagccttcttggcaggctgaggtgtagacaaaggcaatttcctcttggtagacatcttgggaggggtttgatgaaaaatatctaagacacaaaacacaaattgctgtaccgagtctgggataacagttgaaatggtgcacgcggagatggtagtgctgccagaggctggtccgcactgttgtacacccagctgggcaacgtttgcgctgccagatgcggagcagtcgtgtctagcgattgtggtcgtaaagtcgaatggtcataagttgcataggtcgtaagtcgatcaatacctgtatgtCAGAAAggccaaaagaagatatataactTTAGACTGGCTcactattttcagaaaaataccTGTTATTTCAGCATAAAAATGTCATCATGAAAAATTTAAGTCTGGGTATGATAGTATGAATACTATATGCATGTTTACATTCTCCCTTGTATAGAGTTATGAAGGATATCCTTAAAGGAAAATGGTGATTATGGTTAAGTGAATCCTTATTGAAGGCACTAAAACGTAAGCTCAGGGAAATGGAGCCACCAGCATTGTGTCCTGTTTATTTCTGTAGTCCCCGTAGAACTTAGTCAGTATCTTGCACTCAATAACTTCTTAAGTAATCATTGCCTGATTCAAATTGTGTTAAGCTGTGGAAGCTTTGGCATACACATGGTCTCCAAACTGATAGGTATAAATAAAAAGTACCAGGAAGTGTTCTTACAAatgtatgttgtgtttttgtaaAGCCAGAAATAAGAGTCatattggttaattttatttaaacGAGGTTTGAGTAGTTTTTTAATAAGTCTTTTCACTAGGTAAGCagaaatagcatttttttaatcatgaaaataattttatctgtgtGTTTTCTTCCTCCAAGGCTGCCTCAAGTATCCAGAGAGTCTTGTCAACATTAACGCTGGCAGTATTTccaacactttatttttttaacttcctttatTATACAGAAGTGGGATCTatgtttttcactctttttgcgTATTTGATGTGTCTTTATGGAAATCATAAAACTTCAGCCTTGCTTGGATTTTGTGGCTTCATGTTTCGGCAAACAAATATCATCTGGGCTGTCTTCTGTGCAGGAAATGTCATTGCACAAAAGTTAACTGAGGCTTGGAAAACTGAgctacaaaagaaggaaaatagacTTCCACCTATTAAAGGACCATTTGCAGAATTCCGAAaaattcttcagtttcttttggcTTATTCTATGTCCTTCAAAAACTTGAGTATGCTTTTCCATCTGACTTGGCCATACATCCTTCTGGGATTTCTGTTTTGTGCTTTTGTAGTACTTAACGGTGGAATTGTTATTGGTGATCGGAGTAGTCATGAAGCCTGTCTTCATTTTCCTCAGCTATTctactttttttcatttactctctttttttcctttcctcatctCCTGTCTCTTAGCAAAATTAAGACTTTTCTTTCCTTAGTTTGGAAACGTAGAATTCTGTTTTTTGTGGTTACCTTAGTCTCTGTGTTTTTAGTTTGGAAATTCACCTATGCTCATAAATACTTGCTAGCAGACAATAGACATTATACATTCTATGTGTGGAAAAGAGTTTTTCAAAGATATGaaattgtgaaatatttgttAGTTCCAGCCTATATATTTGCTGGTTGGAGTATAGTTGACTCATTGAAATCAAAGTCAATTTTTTGGAATTTAAtgtttttcgtatgtttgttcaTTGTTATAGTTCCTCAGAAACTGCTGGAATTTCGCTACTTTATTTTACCTTATGTCATTTATAGGCTTAAtgtacctctgcctcccacatccaGACTCATTTGTGAACTGAGTTGCTATGCAATTGTTAATTTCATAACTTTTTACATCTTTCTGAACAAGACTTTTCAGTGGCCAAATAGTCAGGACATTCAAAGGTTTATGTGGTAATATCAGTGATATTTTGAACTGTAGAAGTGGACTTAATAATTAGACCATTTCTGCAATGAACAACTGAATGGATAGAAATTGTAAACTTTCTTTCTGGTACAACGGTGATTACATTAgatgtgtttatatatgttttaaacaaatgtaagaaaataagtgGCAGAGCACTGAGAGACCTTAAGACCTGCTTGAAAAGCCTGaataatgggaaaataaaattgttttcatttatctcataTTTCTCTAATAATGTTGACCCCTCAAAAAGCTTGGGACTGTTTTGTATGTACAAATTTATTAAAACTGGGTATGCTTCATATTACTGGAATTAATTTATTCTCTCCAGAGAGAAATactaggttgatgcaaaagtaattgtggtttttgccattgaaagtaatggcaaaaccacaattacttttgcaccaacctaataacaaAGTATTAGCAGATATTTAACAAATTGTCAGGTGATTATCTTGATTGAAAAGTTGCTTAACATTTCagtaaatataatttgaaatctaAGTCAAAATAGACATGCATAGATAGTAAATAATAGAAACTCATATATGTCTATGTAGGCATCAAATTGTTGGTTATTGTTTAAAATCTAGAAATGACGAAGCTCTTTCACTAATTCCTACTATGAAATGTATGATGGTCAAAGACAAATGGTATTGATAATACCTTTGAAAAGgggttttctttctgaaatacatATTGTTTTAGCTTCCCATGGCTCtcataacaaatgaccacaaacttggTTGCTTACAACAATTTTCCTCAcagtctggaggccagaagtctgaaatcaaagtgtcagcagtgttggtttcttctggaggctctaaggaAGAATCCATTTCATGTCTCTCTCCTAATATCTTGTGGCTGTCTGCAATTCTTGGAGTTAACTTGGCTTATGGACAAATCTTGTCCAAGGATTGCAGACGGCAGTCTTCACTCTCGTCTCTGCCTCTGTGTTCACATGggctttctgtcttttctttattaCCTTTTAAAGGCTGTCTTTGAATCGAGGGCCCACCTTAATCTCGGATGATTGTGTGGAGATCCTTAATTATGTGTACAAAGACCCATGTTCCAAGTAAGTTcgtattcacaggttctgagTAGACATGTCTTTTCACGGGatacttttaaaagacattttaggaTAATCCTCATATGATTGTTAAGAGactatctttttatatgtttaaatgatATATCAACAAATTATAGTTGTATATACTTACGAGGTACAAAGTGGTATTACAATTTCTGAATATAATGTGGGATGGTTAAATAAAGCTAATTAACCTATCCGTCACctaaaatatttgacatattttgtgatgaaaacatttgaaatttactctcaaCAGTGTTGAAATGTACAGTGCTTAATTATTAGCTGTATTCACCATGTTTTGTAatagttctaaaaaaaaattcaaacatatttcttctatctaattgAGACTTTGTATCTTTTGATTATCATCTCCCCATTCCCATTTCTCTGgcctctagtaaccatcattcCTCTCTCTACTTTTATGAGTTTAATTGCTTTAGATTACAcaaataagtgagatcatgtggttgccttttttgtttatggcttatttcacttaccataatgtcctccaagttcattcatattgttgcaaatTACACAATTTCTACCTTTTTAAAGGTAGACATTtaaaggctgagtagtattttattatgtatttgtatatatgtgtgtatacatgccatattttctttatccattcatccattgatggacacttacatTGAATAACTTGGTTATTATGACTTGATTGCAATGAACATGGAGTACAGACTTCTCTTTGACATATGGATTTCAAATATTCTGGATAAATGCCCAGAAGTGGGACTGTTGGATCAGGAGATAATAGCTTAGCTGATATCTTTTAAATAACTCTCAGTATCTTTACTgagaggttaaaaaataaatgacttttgaGGTAATATAAAGCTAAAGGGGACTAGTGTTTGAttccagtatttaaaaaaaaaaaaaaaaaagttagaattgaAAGAAAGTTGAGAATTCATTTGCTCTGACCTTATATTGTAGTAAGGGAACAACTGCTAGGATAGGATTATTTTGTGttactttttgaattttgtgtttattggtgtatttctgtgaaattctaaacatatattaTCATTAGGTAGCGTTAATAAGATTCAGGTATGCTGTGTATTTTGTTGCATTTATGTTTTCCATTAGTGACTAGTCAGAAATCTTGAACTGCATCTGACtatgtatttaaatgtttggaaatacAGTATCTCTCAGTTTAAATATAGTATCTCATTTTggcaagataaattattttaactgactttttctttgtcttcttagAGTTATTTCTGAAATGTGCATAGCCAGTCATAAAATACCTTAGTGTAAACAGcctaatataatttatttccaaTCAATAAATagcttaataaaatgtatttctagttTGAACTTAATTGCCATTGGCttgatattattttccttagaattgttggaagagaggagaggagaagggatcTATTTGTACCACCTAAATAAATACCACTGTTATTTTGGActcacttttaaataaaatatttattcatatgaagaaataaattttgtgtttattagGTTAGCAATAATATATGATCTTTGAAGTAATTGGAATTTCATTAAAAAGTGAAGCAAGTAAGAATTGTGATATAagtatgaaaaaatttttaatgaaaattttagtATGACTTAGGAACCATGGGCTTGTAGATAAAACATTTAACATGGGGGTTAAGATTTTCATACTTGGTTGTGGCTCTGGGATCAATAAGGCAAATGGTTTAGTCTTTAGTCCTTATTTCAAAGGAGAATAGTATTTGTCCTAACTCTAGTCAGTATCTGGTTGTTATGTGtataaccttattttaaaaatgattcatcCCTGCcatatattcataatatttatatGTCATATGATAAATAGTGAGTAAATATACACTGAATTAAGTTTTCATATAGAGCGAAGTGAATAGAAAAAATATCCTATATAACCGTAGCTAATTATAGAGAGTAAATCATGTTTCATAGTCAGAGTCATCCTAAACATTTTTCTGGGTAATTTTCTGACCcagtgttaaatttttttttttgctttagtgCAAGC contains:
- the LOC101043301 gene encoding dol-P-Glc:Glc(2)Man(9)GlcNAc(2)-PP-Dol alpha-1,2-glucosyltransferase, which gives rise to MAQLEGYYFSAALSCTFLVSCLLFSAFSRALREPYMDEIFHLPQAQRYCEGHFSLSQWDPMITTLPGLYLVSVGVVKPASWIFGWSEHVVCSIGMLRFVNLLFSVGNFYLLYLLFRKVQPRNKAASSIQRVLSTLTLAVFPTLYFFNFLYYTEVGSMFFTLFAYLMCLYGNHKTSALLGFCGFMFRQTNIIWAVFCAGNVIAQKLTEAWKTELQKKENRLPPIKGPFAEFRKILQFLLAYSMSFKNLSMLFHLTWPYILLGFLFCAFVVLNGGIVIGDRSSHEACLHFPQLFYFFSFTLFFSFPHLLSLSKIKTFLSLVWKRRILFFVVTLVSVFLVWKFTYAHKYLLADNRHYTFYVWKRVFQRYEIVKYLLVPAYIFAGWSIVDSLKSKSIFWNLMFFVCLFIVIVPQKLLEFRYFILPYVIYRLNVPLPPTSRLICELSCYAIVNFITFYIFLNKTFQWPNSQDIQRFMW